The following proteins come from a genomic window of Daphnia carinata strain CSIRO-1 chromosome 6, CSIRO_AGI_Dcar_HiC_V3, whole genome shotgun sequence:
- the LOC130689628 gene encoding lysophosphatidylserine lipase ABHD12-like gives MHHLVLSVVVITVIVIYVVLPLIFRYSATFQRQLVFLPYTTSLRWPIKVNYSQPKIHGLKGARNFYISIEPKVHVGAWHVLPRDLVDTLSDNTEQSLANGNPIVLYLHGNSGSRATGHRVELYKLLQFHNYHVIAFDYRGFADSTQVLMTENGATIDAIRVYEYIRQFSGKSTVIVWGHSLGSAVAIKMVAELCAVKQSPDRLILESPFNNIRDEFRNHPLTLIYRPLSVVDRFFTERLETNNVAFDSDVHIAGVECPTLFLHASDDRIVPISLTRKLYEAGLKSRPSNAAALQFIEFPPDLHCGHECIYSAPQLPSIIQQFVDVDRF, from the exons ATGCATCATCTAGTTCTCTCAGTAGTTGTAATTACTGTTATCGTTATATACGTAGTGCTTCCATTGATATTTCGGTACTCTGCAACTTTCCAACGACAACTCGTTTTTCTGCCCTATACTA CAAGTTTGCGATGGCCAATCAAAGTGAATTATAGTCAACCAAAGATACACGGATTGAAAGGGGCGAGGAATTTCTACATTTCTATAGAGCCCAAAGTACACGTAGGTGCCTG GCATGTCTTACCCAGAGACCTGGTTGATACACTTTCTGACAACACTGAACAATCTTTAGCTAATGGCAATCCAATCGTACTGTATTTACATGGCAATTCAGGCTCTAGAGCTACCGGTCATCGTGTGGAGCTCTATAAACTCTTGCAGTTTCATAACTACCACGTCATAGCATTTGATTATCGAG GTTTTGCAGATTCTACACAAGTTTTGATGACAGAAAACGGGGCCACAATAGACGCCATTCGTGTGTACGAATACATTCGACAGTTCTCTGGAAAATCGACGGTCATCGTATGGGGCCATTCGCTGGGCAGTGC AGTAGCCATTAAAATGGTGGCTGAATTGTGTGCTGTCAAACAATCACCTGATCGCTTGATTTTAGAATCGCCGTTCAATAATATTCGTGATGAATTTCGAAACCACCCACTAACTCTA ATCTATCGTCCTTTGTCTGTCGTCGACCGGTTTTTCACCGAGAGGCTGGAAACGAACAACGTAGCATTTGACAGTGATGTTCACATAGCCGGCGTTGAGTGCCCCACTCTTTTCCTTCATGCGAGTGATGATCGCATTGTCCCCATTTCCCTAACCAGAAAG CTGTACGAGGCGGGTTTAAAATCACGGCCATCTAATGCTGCAGCTTTACAATTTATTGAATTCCCACCAGATTTGCATTGCGGTCATGAATGCATTTACAGTGCTCCTCAATTGCCTTCCATTATCCA GCAGTTTGTTGATGTAGACCGTTTTTGA
- the LOC130689617 gene encoding thyrostimulin alpha-2 subunit-like, with protein MVCACYWLTLAALLTASNGEMRKPNEINVSIRSNRGELSGCHQVGHTRRVTIPDCVAFMITTNACRGYCESWSVPSSWEALLKNPDKMITSVGQCCNIMASEDVTVRVMCLGGPRDFTFKSAKTCSCFHCKKD; from the exons atgGTTTGCGCTTGCTATTGGCTTACTTTGGCTGCCCTGCTCACTGCGTCCAATGGAGAAATGAGAAAACCGAACGAGATCAACGTGTCCATCCGTTCGAATCGCGGAGAACTATCCGGCTGTCATCAAGTCG GTCATACAAGACGAGTCACAATACCCGACTGCGTTGCGTTCATGATCACGACGAATGCGTGCCGAGGTTACTGCGAATCTTGGTCGGTGCCCTCTTCTTGGGAGGCTCTGTTGAAGAATCCCGACAAAATGATTACATCGGTTGGCCAATGCTGCAACATTATGGCGTCTGAAGAT GTAACAGTGAGAGTCATGTGTCTGGGAGGTCCTCGCGATTTCACCTTTAAATCGGCCAAGACATGTTCCTGTTTCCATTGCAAAAAAGATTGA